Proteins encoded in a region of the Stieleria neptunia genome:
- a CDS encoding TonB-dependent receptor — MKHKTTVALTLALALWQTRSSGQEPTLPEIEVRPPATDQAPATDTADNVSPLSGQDSPTTGIDPTSPPSAGPQNAAFPSLSEQLFGGTMSNPTGLNSVFRGETDLFETPRLGTIVDRDELDRRQASTVYRALQNEVGVMLQQTGNGQLSPFIRGLTGQQILILVDGIRMNTSILRPGPNQYAATIDPGSIDRIEVIRGAESALWGSDAIGGVINVVTRSADPLRGDYASPSFSQFYSTAEASSYTRTGFSGWYGATGFTGGVSYLDVGRLDRGGDLGRQPGTDYQQFAGDLKLQRMLTENHLLTVAMQHFEQEDLKRSDRFLPFVLGPASDGTVPTQRPTVFDPQQRDLLYGRLEGLLPEDAVLADMYSVTLSGMRTKEASVVDRYSGNDPAAVVTRREIGEFDDWGWGTTLSFVKDMNDYGKLTYGTDYYSESIDAERVQIDNPDTPGATSTVTDPQYPNDSEADRVGVYASWNVALTGRLDATTSLRYENLNVSATPNFDTLGPTYFERSYQDWIASVGLGYKLTDDVRLVGGYYEGFRAPTIDDLTANKTFLQNNQSTPLVGNLDVEPEHSKTYEVGLKFNDDRLRLQLTEFWTDFDSFINRETIGGSRFLTNQEAYINGTELAGEYVINRNLALYGNFYYTYGTVTTNDDPISRIPPMQGILGLRLTEPCHRSYIDVYTWMVDRADRYSESNLSDVRFIAGGTPGYATLNVRMGRTFGTDNQHQVSLSLENITDKYYRVLGSGVDGAGFNAVFGYQYAL; from the coding sequence GTGAAACACAAGACAACCGTCGCATTGACGCTCGCGCTCGCCCTCTGGCAGACCCGTTCGTCAGGCCAAGAGCCCACTCTGCCGGAAATCGAGGTGCGCCCACCGGCAACCGACCAGGCACCGGCAACCGACACCGCGGACAATGTATCTCCGCTTTCCGGCCAGGATTCACCAACGACCGGGATCGATCCGACGTCACCACCGAGTGCTGGGCCGCAGAATGCCGCGTTTCCGTCGCTCAGCGAGCAACTGTTCGGTGGCACGATGAGCAATCCGACGGGACTCAACAGCGTCTTCCGCGGCGAGACGGATTTGTTCGAAACGCCTCGTTTGGGAACAATCGTCGACCGCGACGAACTCGATCGCCGCCAAGCATCGACGGTCTATCGAGCGTTGCAGAACGAAGTCGGCGTGATGTTGCAACAAACCGGCAACGGACAACTGTCACCATTCATCCGTGGTTTGACCGGGCAACAGATCCTGATTTTGGTCGACGGGATTCGGATGAACACCAGCATTTTGCGCCCGGGACCGAACCAGTACGCGGCGACGATCGACCCCGGTTCGATCGATCGCATCGAAGTGATCCGCGGCGCCGAATCAGCCCTTTGGGGCAGTGACGCGATCGGCGGCGTAATCAATGTCGTCACTCGCAGCGCCGATCCGCTGCGTGGCGACTACGCCAGCCCCTCCTTTAGTCAATTTTACAGCACGGCCGAAGCGTCCTCGTACACGCGAACCGGGTTCAGCGGTTGGTACGGAGCGACGGGGTTCACCGGAGGCGTGTCGTACTTGGACGTCGGTCGGCTGGATCGCGGTGGCGACTTGGGGCGGCAACCTGGCACCGACTACCAACAGTTCGCCGGAGACTTGAAACTGCAACGCATGCTGACGGAGAATCACCTGTTGACCGTCGCAATGCAGCACTTCGAGCAGGAAGATCTCAAACGTAGCGATCGGTTCTTGCCCTTCGTGCTCGGTCCGGCCAGCGACGGAACCGTGCCGACGCAGCGACCGACAGTCTTCGATCCGCAACAACGCGATCTGTTGTACGGGCGTTTGGAAGGGTTGCTGCCCGAAGATGCCGTTCTCGCCGACATGTATTCCGTCACGCTCTCCGGGATGCGAACCAAAGAAGCATCGGTCGTCGATCGCTATTCCGGCAACGACCCCGCCGCCGTGGTGACCCGTCGTGAAATCGGCGAATTCGATGACTGGGGATGGGGGACGACCTTGTCCTTCGTCAAGGACATGAACGATTACGGCAAACTGACCTACGGAACCGACTACTACAGCGAATCGATCGACGCCGAACGTGTGCAAATCGACAACCCGGATACGCCCGGCGCAACGTCGACGGTCACCGACCCGCAATATCCCAATGACTCCGAAGCCGATCGCGTGGGCGTCTACGCCTCCTGGAACGTGGCGCTGACCGGTCGGCTCGATGCCACGACCTCGCTGAGGTACGAGAACCTGAACGTGTCGGCGACGCCGAATTTTGACACCCTCGGCCCGACCTATTTTGAACGGTCTTATCAAGACTGGATTGCCAGTGTCGGCCTGGGGTACAAGCTGACCGATGACGTGCGTCTGGTCGGCGGCTACTACGAAGGATTTCGGGCACCCACGATCGATGACCTGACGGCCAACAAGACGTTCTTGCAAAATAACCAATCGACGCCGCTGGTCGGTAACCTGGACGTCGAACCGGAACACAGCAAGACGTATGAAGTCGGGCTGAAGTTCAATGACGATCGTTTGCGACTGCAGCTGACGGAGTTTTGGACCGATTTCGACAGCTTCATCAACCGCGAAACGATCGGCGGATCGCGATTTCTGACCAATCAAGAAGCGTACATCAATGGAACCGAACTGGCCGGTGAGTACGTGATCAACCGCAACCTCGCCCTGTACGGCAACTTCTACTACACCTACGGGACGGTGACCACCAACGACGATCCGATTTCACGCATCCCGCCGATGCAAGGCATCCTCGGGCTGCGTCTGACCGAGCCTTGCCACCGATCGTACATCGATGTGTATACCTGGATGGTGGACCGCGCCGACCGCTACAGCGAATCAAACCTGAGCGACGTTCGATTCATCGCCGGCGGCACCCCCGGATACGCGACGTTGAATGTCCGCATGGGGCGCACTTTTGGAACGGACAATCAGCACCAAGTCTCGTTGTCGCTGGAGAACATCACCGACAAGTACTATCGTGTGCTCGGCAGCGGAGTGGACGGTGCAGGATTCAACGCCGTGTTCGGTTATCAATACGCGTTGTAA
- a CDS encoding hemin uptake protein HemP, producing the protein MQQSNDQPDDRKADPSAPDCPTPSPEASPLIIASHDLFRGRVEIWIEHGELMYRLRRTSAGKLYLCK; encoded by the coding sequence ATGCAGCAATCCAACGACCAACCCGACGATCGAAAGGCCGACCCATCGGCACCCGACTGCCCCACCCCATCGCCGGAAGCTTCACCGTTGATTATCGCCTCGCACGACTTGTTTCGTGGTCGCGTTGAAATCTGGATCGAGCATGGCGAGTTGATGTACCGGCTTCGACGAACTTCCGCGGGAAAGTTATACTTGTGCAAATGA
- a CDS encoding energy transducer TonB, translating to MSFPVRPTLFSLFIHAVGAAVLCAVPLAATDRFTSAGQQRVVAIQLSVASPTALDFPVQILPLPTIQPLAAIDPSPPDRSVETANQPSFEPATTSRLPPPPDTPEFRSEVDVTLHRQSPEVAKLPSIETVVSVRPPRRSARKVTPPAVDAIPIPQPVGLSPETPVDFSSNPPPQYPLDAARDRLQGTVLLRLRVDEAGNVTEVEIIESSGHGSLDRAAVQAVKRWKGQPARRFGRAVASEEVLPVRFRL from the coding sequence ATGAGTTTCCCCGTTCGCCCGACACTGTTTTCCCTGTTCATTCACGCAGTCGGTGCGGCGGTGCTGTGCGCCGTACCGCTGGCGGCGACCGACCGGTTCACGTCGGCGGGCCAACAACGGGTCGTCGCGATCCAGTTGAGCGTCGCCAGCCCGACGGCCCTGGATTTTCCGGTCCAGATTCTGCCACTGCCGACGATCCAACCGCTTGCAGCGATCGATCCATCACCTCCGGATCGATCCGTGGAGACTGCGAATCAGCCGTCGTTTGAGCCCGCCACGACCAGTCGGCTGCCTCCTCCACCGGACACTCCCGAATTTCGTTCCGAAGTCGACGTGACGCTGCATCGCCAATCCCCCGAAGTTGCGAAATTGCCCAGTATTGAAACGGTGGTTTCAGTACGGCCGCCCCGTCGGTCTGCCCGTAAAGTCACGCCGCCGGCGGTTGATGCGATCCCGATCCCCCAACCGGTCGGATTGTCACCCGAGACGCCCGTCGATTTTTCATCGAACCCGCCGCCGCAGTACCCGCTCGACGCCGCCCGCGACCGACTGCAAGGCACGGTGTTGTTGCGGTTGCGAGTCGACGAAGCCGGCAACGTCACTGAAGTCGAAATCATCGAATCAAGCGGCCACGGCTCGCTCGATCGGGCGGCCGTCCAGGCGGTGAAACGATGGAAAGGCCAACCGGCCCGACGCTTCGGCCGCGCGGTCGCGTCCGAAGAAGTCTTGCCGGTGCGTTTCCGTTTGTGA
- the pncA gene encoding bifunctional nicotinamidase/pyrazinamidase — protein sequence MKSDSTTKDHQALLLVDLQNDFVDGGALAVPGGLEVIEVANRLIPKFNWVVATQDWHPADHQSFASQHAGLAIGDQFLLDEIPQVAWPDHCIEHSQGAEFVASLAQDGIDHVVRKGTQRQIDSYSAFYDNGHLHATGLADDLRRHDIQHVFVMGLATDYCVRATVLDAINDGFRVTLVVDGCRGVEMNPGDVEHALKEMQDAGAELARSDEL from the coding sequence TTGAAATCTGACAGCACCACGAAAGATCACCAAGCGTTGTTGCTGGTTGATTTGCAGAATGATTTCGTCGACGGGGGAGCACTGGCGGTGCCCGGCGGGTTGGAAGTGATCGAAGTGGCCAACAGGTTGATCCCCAAGTTCAATTGGGTGGTTGCGACACAGGACTGGCACCCGGCCGATCACCAAAGTTTCGCCAGCCAACACGCCGGACTGGCCATTGGAGATCAGTTCTTGCTGGATGAAATACCGCAAGTCGCCTGGCCGGATCACTGTATCGAGCATTCGCAGGGTGCGGAGTTCGTGGCATCGTTGGCTCAGGATGGAATTGATCATGTGGTTCGCAAGGGAACCCAACGGCAGATCGATAGTTACAGCGCGTTCTATGACAACGGACACCTACATGCGACGGGCCTGGCGGACGACTTGCGCCGTCACGACATTCAACACGTGTTCGTGATGGGATTGGCCACCGATTACTGTGTGCGGGCAACGGTGTTGGATGCGATCAACGACGGCTTCCGCGTCACGCTGGTGGTCGACGGCTGTCGCGGCGTCGAAATGAACCCCGGTGACGTCGAACATGCCCTGAAAGAAATGCAAGACGCGGGCGCCGAACTGGCTCGCAGTGACGAACTTTAA
- a CDS encoding NUDIX hydrolase, giving the protein MTSTYKYPRPALTVDCVVFGLDEPELKVLLIRRDLEPFRGKWALPGGFVHLDESLEDAAKRELREETGLEKVFLEQLYTYGNVERDPRERVVTVAYYALVRLSEHRVVASTDARDAAWFGVHDVPRLAFDHDRILKAAYQRLQNKLRYEPVGFELLPKKFTLRQLQRLYEIILDRSLDKRNFRKKILGMEVLEELDEVEADVAHRAARLYRFNPKRYREMVKRGVNFEI; this is encoded by the coding sequence ATGACGTCGACCTACAAGTATCCAAGGCCTGCGTTGACCGTCGACTGCGTTGTGTTTGGGCTTGATGAACCCGAGTTGAAGGTCCTGCTGATTCGACGTGACTTGGAACCCTTTCGCGGCAAATGGGCCTTGCCGGGTGGTTTCGTCCATCTCGATGAGTCGCTGGAAGATGCCGCCAAACGCGAGCTGCGGGAAGAAACGGGGCTCGAAAAAGTCTTCCTCGAACAGCTCTACACCTATGGTAACGTCGAACGCGATCCCCGCGAACGCGTCGTCACGGTTGCCTACTATGCGTTGGTCCGTCTTTCGGAACACCGTGTCGTCGCGTCGACGGACGCCCGCGATGCGGCATGGTTTGGCGTCCACGACGTCCCGCGCCTGGCATTTGACCACGACCGGATCTTGAAAGCCGCCTACCAACGGCTGCAAAACAAACTGCGATACGAACCGGTCGGTTTTGAATTGCTACCTAAAAAGTTCACGTTGCGGCAGTTGCAGCGACTCTATGAGATCATTTTGGACAGGTCGCTCGACAAACGAAATTTCCGAAAAAAGATCCTTGGCATGGAGGTGCTTGAGGAGCTTGATGAGGTGGAGGCCGATGTGGCGCATCGCGCCGCGCGGCTGTATCGATTCAATCCAAAGCGTTATCGTGAAATGGTCAAACGGGGAGTGAACTTTGAAATCTGA
- a CDS encoding nicotinate phosphoribosyltransferase, with protein sequence MNRSSNSLALLTDLYELTMAYGYWKCGKAEQSAAFHLFFRNSPFHGGYAIAAGLEPVLDFLRSFRLDASDVEYLGTLVGNDGRPLFDAEFLQYLAELELTLDLDAIPEGTVVFPHEPLLRVCGPIVQCQLIETAMLNLINFQSLIATKASRVVMAAQGDAVLEFGLRRAQGIDGGLAASRAAFIGGCAATSNVLAGKRFGIPVKGTHAHSWVMSFDSEPDAFAAYAEAMPNNCVFLVDTYDTLQGVRHAVEVGRRLRESGHRMVGIRLDSGDLAWLSIEARKILDAAGFPDAVIVASNDLDERLIQSLKFQGAAVTVWGVGTKLATAYDQPALGGVYKLGAIQDESQQWQPRIKVSEQLIKTSTPGIQQVRRYVDDDGMAIADMIYNELQPIPETCTAVDFQDATHRTEFAATVAFEDLLKPMIRQGNVVGESIPLDDIRSRALKQLQQFDRTILRIDHPHRYRVGLEHALHDLKAEMVLESRQRIKTGTAT encoded by the coding sequence ATGAACCGATCATCGAATTCGCTGGCGTTGCTGACTGACTTGTACGAGTTGACGATGGCCTATGGCTATTGGAAATGCGGCAAAGCGGAGCAGTCCGCCGCGTTTCATCTGTTCTTTCGCAACAGCCCGTTTCACGGCGGCTATGCGATTGCCGCGGGCCTGGAACCGGTGCTGGATTTCCTGCGTTCGTTTCGATTGGACGCTTCCGACGTCGAATATCTGGGGACGCTCGTCGGCAATGACGGTCGGCCACTTTTTGACGCGGAGTTCTTGCAGTACCTGGCCGAACTCGAGCTGACGTTGGATCTGGATGCGATCCCGGAAGGCACCGTCGTGTTTCCGCATGAGCCGCTGCTGCGTGTCTGCGGGCCGATCGTGCAATGTCAGTTGATCGAGACCGCGATGTTGAACCTGATCAATTTCCAGTCCTTGATCGCAACCAAAGCCTCACGCGTCGTGATGGCGGCCCAAGGCGACGCCGTGCTTGAATTTGGCTTGCGGCGGGCCCAGGGAATCGACGGGGGGTTGGCGGCCAGTCGTGCAGCCTTCATCGGCGGTTGTGCCGCAACCTCGAATGTGTTGGCCGGCAAGCGGTTCGGGATACCGGTCAAGGGCACCCACGCCCACAGCTGGGTGATGTCCTTCGACAGCGAACCGGACGCCTTCGCCGCCTACGCCGAAGCGATGCCGAACAACTGCGTCTTTCTGGTCGACACGTACGACACGTTGCAGGGGGTTCGCCATGCGGTCGAGGTGGGGCGACGGCTTCGCGAATCGGGGCATCGGATGGTCGGCATCCGACTGGATTCCGGGGACCTGGCGTGGTTGAGCATTGAAGCCCGCAAGATTCTTGATGCGGCTGGATTCCCTGATGCGGTGATTGTCGCCAGCAACGACTTGGACGAACGTCTGATTCAAAGCTTGAAGTTTCAAGGTGCTGCGGTGACGGTCTGGGGCGTCGGAACCAAGTTGGCCACCGCTTACGACCAACCCGCACTCGGTGGCGTCTACAAACTCGGCGCGATCCAGGACGAATCCCAGCAGTGGCAGCCCCGCATCAAAGTCTCCGAACAATTAATCAAGACGTCGACTCCGGGGATTCAACAAGTGCGCCGCTACGTGGACGACGATGGCATGGCGATCGCCGACATGATCTACAACGAGCTGCAGCCGATTCCCGAGACTTGCACCGCCGTCGATTTCCAAGACGCCACCCATCGAACGGAGTTCGCCGCGACGGTCGCGTTCGAAGACTTACTCAAACCGATGATCCGCCAAGGCAACGTTGTCGGCGAATCGATCCCACTGGACGATATTCGCAGCCGAGCGCTGAAACAATTGCAGCAATTTGATCGCACGATTCTGCGGATCGACCATCCGCACCGATATCGCGTCGGACTCGAGCACGCTTTGCATGACTTGAAGGCTGAAATGGTGCTCGAATCCAGGCAACGCATCAAAACGGGGACCGCGACATGA
- a CDS encoding zinc ribbon domain-containing protein YjdM: MSDLPNCPQCDGEYTYEDGPLLVCPTCGHEWSPAEEAAAADNDATRDANGNVLENGDSVIVIKDLKFRGGVVKGGTKVKNIRIVDGDHDIDCKVDGIGAMSLKSEFVKKA; this comes from the coding sequence ATGAGCGATTTACCCAACTGCCCGCAATGCGACGGCGAATACACCTACGAAGACGGGCCGCTGCTGGTCTGCCCCACTTGTGGCCATGAATGGTCGCCGGCCGAGGAGGCTGCCGCGGCGGACAATGATGCCACGCGCGATGCAAACGGCAACGTGCTCGAAAATGGCGATTCCGTGATCGTCATCAAGGACTTGAAGTTCAGGGGCGGCGTCGTCAAGGGTGGCACCAAAGTCAAAAATATCCGGATCGTTGACGGCGATCATGACATCGATTGCAAGGTCGACGGGATCGGAGCGATGTCACTGAAATCCGAATTTGTCAAAAAAGCGTGA
- a CDS encoding carboxymuconolactone decarboxylase family protein encodes MTDFTVHTIETAGESKPLLEKSKKTYGFVPNLHAVMAESPALLEAYRTVAEIFDTKTELSHTERQIIAMTNNRLNGCTYCMAAHTTIMQGLKVPEDVIESLRDGTPIADPKLEALRVFAETVNVKRGWVEDSEIEALLEAGYTKQTVLDVIVGTAFKVLSNYTNHVAETPLDKPFAKNEWSAEAQPSS; translated from the coding sequence ATGACAGACTTCACCGTTCACACGATCGAAACCGCCGGCGAAAGCAAGCCCCTGTTGGAAAAAAGTAAAAAGACGTACGGATTTGTGCCCAATCTGCACGCCGTCATGGCCGAATCCCCGGCGCTGCTGGAGGCCTATCGGACGGTCGCAGAGATCTTCGACACCAAGACCGAACTGTCCCACACCGAGCGTCAGATCATCGCGATGACCAACAATCGGCTGAACGGTTGCACGTATTGTATGGCAGCGCACACGACGATCATGCAAGGGTTGAAGGTGCCCGAGGATGTGATCGAATCACTTCGCGACGGCACCCCGATTGCCGATCCGAAACTGGAAGCGCTCCGCGTCTTTGCCGAGACGGTCAACGTCAAGCGTGGCTGGGTCGAAGACAGCGAGATCGAAGCCCTGTTGGAGGCGGGATACACCAAGCAAACGGTGCTCGATGTGATCGTGGGCACCGCGTTCAAGGTCCTGTCGAACTACACCAATCACGTCGCCGAAACCCCGCTCGACAAACCCTTCGCAAAAAACGAGTGGAGCGCCGAAGCTCAACCCTCGAGCTGA
- a CDS encoding EF-hand domain-containing protein, which yields MNRVFQFAVLVAIAATPSVLFAQPPGRGGPGGMRGGGGPPTEMIIQLFTQADANRDGVVTKAELTAVLQSQSRSNQFGRGGPPPQGGNFGPQNQQALNAPPQDGGPQGPPPQPGQVLPEPIARSLNLNDKQTRQLSALQADVDKRLAGILTDEQEEQLKNARPPQGPDRAGDDPGNRANGRPQRPL from the coding sequence ATGAATCGTGTCTTTCAATTCGCCGTCCTCGTCGCCATCGCGGCAACGCCAAGCGTCCTGTTCGCCCAACCACCTGGACGCGGTGGGCCCGGTGGCATGCGTGGAGGCGGTGGCCCCCCGACTGAAATGATCATTCAGCTGTTCACCCAAGCGGACGCCAACCGAGATGGAGTTGTGACCAAAGCGGAACTGACTGCGGTTCTGCAAAGCCAAAGTCGCAGCAATCAGTTCGGACGCGGCGGCCCGCCTCCGCAGGGTGGTAACTTTGGCCCCCAAAACCAACAAGCCCTGAACGCACCGCCGCAAGACGGTGGTCCCCAAGGCCCGCCCCCGCAACCCGGCCAAGTCCTGCCCGAACCGATCGCGCGGTCGCTGAACCTGAACGACAAACAAACGCGCCAGCTCTCCGCCTTGCAAGCCGATGTCGACAAGCGTCTCGCCGGGATCTTGACCGACGAACAAGAAGAGCAACTCAAGAACGCCCGTCCGCCGCAGGGTCCCGACCGCGCCGGCGACGATCCTGGAAACCGCGCCAACGGTCGGCCCCAACGCCCACTGTGA
- a CDS encoding dockerin type I domain-containing protein, translating into MARFWNRWIGRQTLSRRKHRMKRKTLRRRPQPENLETRQLLAANLFHNEAMPEDVNQDGVVSAVDALTIINQMSRQLASGQDQGGDAGGDQPREPGRMTDVNNDGRDSALDALMVINRLSREQGQLGGSSQSPGDSRGEPDELPTTEDPATDDSTDEDPIAAEQASDSVLFWNDVFGEVLVDNTENQNPGYASRSNAILNLAIFDSVAIASGNSDGTFYDYDSSLTSTTGDVSAEVAATAAAYTALSGLYPDQQAQLDAALEDWIAAQDSQIDLADSFALGEDVANHILALRVDDGSEVVGEYTYTDEAGYFQPDPYSPNVPAWGPDWGDLDTFSISSVDEFSPESPPDLTSEAYAESYNEVLALGSVDSTERTAEQTEIGLFWAYDREGLGTPFALFTDVLESVATQQDNTFEENVALFAQASVAMADAAIVAWDTKFSEEFWRPVTAIQQGDSDGNPLTEGDEDWTPLGGPEDDGDIVGFTPQFPTYISGHATFGGALFGTLQDFYGTDDISFEVTSRELEILLEDPELQEAYGLDLDDATRQFDSFSEAMAENGRSRVYLGIHFDFDDLVGQEVGQAIAASVAADFAALNEASGATDGTDSSDASDASFAISGTVVAAPDFDDFGTISSQFSDTNLSLLAQDQVNQRGDLRLDQRSDQARGQSDGDRQKDEDAGVEGVTVELLDSAGDLVAQTTTDSRGRYSFDSISDAGTYQVQIAASDMWIVLGDDLHEVELSDVDNLIMRINFQVQLA; encoded by the coding sequence ATGGCACGCTTCTGGAATCGCTGGATTGGACGCCAAACTCTTTCTCGTCGTAAGCATCGCATGAAGCGAAAGACACTGCGACGACGACCTCAACCCGAGAACCTGGAAACGCGCCAGCTCCTTGCGGCGAATCTCTTTCACAACGAGGCGATGCCCGAAGACGTCAACCAAGACGGCGTTGTCTCGGCCGTCGATGCCCTGACCATCATCAACCAGATGAGCCGCCAATTGGCAAGCGGTCAAGATCAGGGGGGAGACGCCGGCGGCGACCAACCACGTGAACCAGGCCGCATGACCGACGTGAATAACGACGGTCGTGATTCCGCGCTCGATGCGCTGATGGTGATCAACCGGCTCAGTCGTGAACAGGGACAGTTGGGTGGATCGTCACAGTCTCCCGGAGATAGCCGTGGCGAACCAGACGAACTTCCTACCACGGAAGACCCTGCGACCGACGATTCGACCGATGAAGACCCAATCGCCGCCGAGCAAGCGTCGGATTCCGTGCTGTTTTGGAATGATGTCTTTGGCGAAGTATTGGTCGATAACACGGAAAACCAGAACCCCGGATACGCGTCGCGTTCCAACGCCATTTTGAACTTGGCCATCTTTGATTCCGTTGCGATCGCATCAGGCAATTCCGACGGCACGTTCTATGACTACGACAGTTCCTTGACGAGCACGACGGGCGACGTTTCCGCGGAAGTCGCCGCCACGGCTGCGGCTTACACCGCGCTGAGTGGCCTGTACCCAGACCAACAAGCACAACTCGATGCAGCCCTTGAAGATTGGATCGCGGCCCAGGATTCGCAAATCGATCTTGCGGACAGCTTTGCCCTCGGTGAAGACGTGGCCAACCACATCTTGGCGCTCCGCGTCGACGACGGTTCGGAAGTGGTCGGGGAATACACGTACACCGACGAAGCCGGATATTTCCAACCGGATCCCTACAGCCCCAACGTTCCGGCGTGGGGACCGGATTGGGGTGATCTGGACACCTTCTCCATTTCATCCGTTGACGAATTCTCCCCCGAATCCCCGCCTGATCTGACCAGTGAAGCGTATGCGGAGTCCTACAACGAAGTGTTGGCGCTAGGTTCGGTCGATAGCACGGAGCGGACCGCCGAGCAAACTGAAATCGGCCTGTTCTGGGCCTATGACCGCGAAGGGCTGGGCACTCCGTTCGCGCTGTTCACGGATGTGTTGGAAAGCGTCGCGACTCAGCAAGACAATACGTTTGAAGAAAACGTCGCCCTGTTCGCTCAAGCCTCCGTCGCCATGGCAGACGCGGCGATTGTTGCTTGGGATACAAAATTCAGCGAAGAGTTTTGGCGGCCGGTCACCGCGATCCAACAAGGCGATAGCGATGGCAACCCGCTAACCGAAGGCGATGAAGATTGGACGCCGCTGGGAGGCCCCGAAGACGACGGAGACATTGTCGGATTCACGCCCCAATTCCCGACGTACATCTCCGGCCACGCGACCTTCGGCGGAGCCCTGTTCGGGACACTGCAAGATTTTTATGGAACGGATGACATTTCGTTTGAAGTGACTTCCAGAGAGTTGGAGATTCTGTTGGAAGATCCTGAGTTGCAAGAGGCTTACGGTCTGGACCTCGACGACGCGACGCGCCAATTTGATTCTTTTAGCGAAGCGATGGCAGAGAACGGGCGTAGCCGAGTCTACTTGGGCATTCACTTCGACTTCGATGACCTGGTCGGCCAAGAGGTGGGCCAGGCGATCGCCGCCTCCGTCGCCGCAGACTTCGCGGCACTCAACGAAGCCTCCGGTGCAACCGACGGTACCGATTCATCGGACGCTTCGGATGCATCCTTTGCAATCAGCGGGACGGTCGTCGCCGCCCCGGACTTCGATGACTTTGGGACGATTTCCAGCCAGTTCAGCGACACGAACTTGAGCTTGCTGGCGCAAGATCAAGTGAATCAACGTGGCGATCTGCGGTTGGATCAGCGGTCCGATCAGGCACGTGGTCAGTCCGATGGCGATCGACAAAAGGATGAGGACGCGGGAGTGGAAGGCGTGACCGTGGAGTTGCTCGACAGCGCCGGTGACCTGGTCGCACAAACCACGACCGACAGCCGCGGTCGATACTCGTTTGACTCGATCAGCGATGCGGGAACCTACCAAGTTCAGATCGCCGCATCCGACATGTGGATCGTCCTGGGCGACGACCTGCACGAGGTCGAGCTGTCAGACGTCGACAATCTGATCATGCGGATCAATTTCCAGGTGCAATTGGCCTGA